The following are encoded together in the Novipirellula artificiosorum genome:
- a CDS encoding esterase-like activity of phytase family protein → MKFKQSLVLLFVVPGIVAALTPADLGAEAPAASHVATTRRSSHPKGGIELIGVVRLDGTMHDKSGLTQTLEDGSESDRFGGLSAMDYTGVGDRFLLLADRGVGDGEVTYPCRFHEADLVVDPASKTIHFQLIATRMLSTFSGAPVVGSLIAHDADLHTANGTHIWTAMDPEGVRRLSDGSILICDEYGPHLVIADVAGQIKSELEIPERFRLKSPIGGIYQTGVYPNRGLEGVAVSPSQKRFMAILQSPLVQDAMIRDGKCLGLNCRCIVLDAVGKSGFVEREYDYRLDDLANCVSEVLAIDEDRYLVLERDGRSGSEAKSKRIYLVDTALATDVAGIESMPSEAVPERVLPVSKRLWLDLLDPQFGLGGDLAAEKPEGICWGKTLPDGRRTLWVCCDNDFEPAHKSEIYCFAIDTEAIRH, encoded by the coding sequence ATGAAGTTCAAACAGTCGCTGGTGTTGTTGTTCGTGGTTCCTGGTATCGTAGCCGCGTTGACGCCCGCGGATCTGGGTGCCGAGGCTCCTGCTGCATCCCACGTGGCGACGACCCGTCGGTCTAGCCATCCCAAGGGGGGCATTGAGTTGATTGGCGTGGTCCGGCTTGACGGGACGATGCATGACAAAAGCGGCCTGACGCAAACCTTGGAAGACGGTAGTGAATCGGATCGCTTCGGCGGTTTGTCCGCGATGGACTATACCGGTGTCGGGGATCGGTTTCTGCTTCTCGCCGACCGCGGTGTGGGCGATGGTGAGGTGACCTATCCCTGCCGCTTTCATGAAGCAGATTTAGTCGTTGATCCCGCAAGCAAAACGATTCATTTTCAGTTGATTGCGACACGGATGCTGTCCACCTTCTCGGGTGCTCCGGTTGTCGGCTCTTTGATTGCTCACGATGCTGATTTGCATACCGCCAATGGCACCCACATCTGGACCGCGATGGATCCCGAGGGAGTCCGGCGATTGTCAGACGGTTCGATCCTGATCTGTGACGAGTATGGACCACACTTGGTGATCGCCGATGTGGCAGGTCAGATTAAATCCGAGTTGGAAATCCCCGAGCGGTTTCGATTGAAGTCGCCGATCGGTGGAATCTATCAAACAGGGGTGTACCCCAACCGTGGGCTCGAGGGGGTTGCGGTGAGTCCAAGTCAAAAACGCTTTATGGCCATCTTGCAAAGCCCGCTGGTTCAAGACGCGATGATCCGAGATGGTAAATGCTTGGGGCTAAATTGCCGCTGCATTGTTCTGGATGCGGTGGGCAAGTCAGGTTTTGTGGAGCGTGAATATGACTACCGTCTTGATGACCTTGCAAATTGCGTGAGCGAAGTCTTAGCGATCGACGAGGATCGTTACCTGGTGCTCGAACGCGATGGACGTTCTGGTTCGGAAGCGAAATCGAAGCGGATTTATCTTGTCGATACGGCGTTGGCCACTGATGTAGCGGGAATCGAATCGATGCCATCGGAGGCAGTCCCCGAACGGGTGCTCCCCGTTTCCAAACGTCTTTGGCTGGACCTGTTGGACCCCCAATTTGGTCTGGGTGGCGACTTGGCCGCAGAGAAACCCGAGGGAATCTGCTGGGGGAAAACGTTGCCGGATGGCCGCCGCACGCTCTGGGTGTGCTGTGATAACGATTTTGAACCGGCGCACAAAAGCGAGATTTACTGCTTCGCGATTGATACCGAAGCGATCCGCCACTGA
- a CDS encoding agmatine deiminase family protein: MNTNYNDRVSHRSNVGAFLSLLYASSVMVKAVCIVCWLTGVTLGLCQSALCQGYAAYPVARSSQPRSLVSAVEQLAIEAGKANAHRRYPRLPGEFEPQRALLLSISDWQPHHAYVLQQIVEKAAGHTNVLILCNNPDQLARVVGWLQPSGLPNEHVFFCEIELDTIWLRDFGPMLAETETGTQSIDFFYEGSRPKDDALPVIWAERSGCELVTVRWTIQGGNLLSNGGRLALTTERIFEDNAIQFPSPWPGLDPEIERRKMVIEEFTKACNLTELVVLEPLQQEATKHVDMFTTFLAFDQLVVARLDPRSDPINAAILDRNAARLARVRVEGKPLNVHRLDIPPRNGTSWSAYTNVILANDLVLMPVFQSDPPFLIDRAKRAYQSLLPNHRVETVDMTSLKELQGGLHCLSLNLPSFAPIPDKVIRFETAAKFYESMKSPSDPRAGLLTPSTPR, from the coding sequence GTGAACACGAACTACAATGATCGGGTCAGCCACCGCAGCAATGTCGGGGCGTTTTTATCCCTGTTGTATGCGTCGTCTGTTATGGTCAAGGCCGTTTGCATCGTTTGTTGGTTGACCGGAGTCACCCTTGGCTTGTGTCAATCGGCACTGTGTCAAGGGTACGCGGCGTATCCGGTCGCCAGATCCTCTCAACCTCGATCCTTGGTTTCGGCCGTCGAACAGCTTGCAATCGAAGCGGGCAAAGCCAATGCGCATCGTCGCTACCCTCGGTTGCCGGGCGAATTTGAGCCGCAACGAGCGTTGCTGCTCAGTATCAGCGATTGGCAGCCTCATCATGCCTATGTGCTACAGCAGATCGTTGAAAAAGCCGCCGGTCACACCAATGTATTGATCCTGTGCAACAACCCAGATCAATTGGCCAGGGTGGTGGGTTGGTTGCAGCCAAGTGGATTACCGAACGAGCATGTCTTTTTTTGCGAGATCGAACTGGACACCATTTGGTTGCGTGACTTTGGTCCGATGCTGGCGGAAACGGAAACAGGCACCCAGTCGATCGATTTTTTCTACGAAGGATCACGGCCCAAGGATGATGCGTTACCGGTTATCTGGGCCGAGCGAAGCGGCTGCGAGTTGGTGACCGTGCGTTGGACCATTCAGGGCGGCAACTTGCTTAGCAATGGCGGGCGGTTGGCTTTGACCACCGAGCGTATCTTCGAGGACAACGCGATTCAGTTTCCCTCTCCGTGGCCTGGACTCGATCCTGAAATCGAGCGTCGCAAGATGGTGATCGAGGAGTTCACCAAGGCCTGCAACTTGACGGAGTTGGTCGTTTTGGAGCCGCTGCAACAGGAAGCAACCAAGCACGTTGACATGTTCACAACGTTCTTGGCGTTCGATCAGCTCGTTGTTGCACGACTCGATCCACGCAGCGACCCGATCAATGCCGCGATCTTGGACCGTAATGCCGCCCGGCTTGCGCGTGTCCGCGTCGAAGGCAAACCGCTCAACGTGCATCGTCTCGATATTCCGCCAAGAAACGGGACATCATGGAGTGCTTATACCAACGTGATCCTCGCCAACGATTTGGTTTTGATGCCGGTGTTTCAATCCGATCCGCCCTTCCTGATCGATCGAGCCAAACGAGCTTATCAATCCTTGTTGCCGAACCATCGTGTCGAAACGGTCGACATGACCAGTCTGAAAGAACTGCAAGGGGGGCTGCACTGCCTTTCCTTGAACCTGCCTTCTTTTGCGCCGATTCCTGATAAAGTCATCCGTTTTGAAACGGCCGCCAAATTTTACGAGTCCATGAAATCGCCCTCCGATCCCCGTGCAGGGCTACTCACTCCTTCCACACCACGATGA
- a CDS encoding phosphatidylinositol-specific phospholipase C/glycerophosphodiester phosphodiesterase family protein, whose protein sequence is MNQSPRLLLLFPLVFALSAIAPSAEPLRCGHSHNDYTRNRPLQDALDHGFCSVEADVFSVDGELMVAHAKNEIQAGKTLRSLYLDPLRDRITQNDGRVYRSGPELTLFVDVKDDAEATYQLLRKTLKDYRSLLTRTVDGDQRVRGALTVIVSGNRAESLIFSDPERLMGMDGRIADLDRDVSSDVLPMISDRWGSHFKWQGEGEMPEDERQQLRDWVAKAHQQQRRIRFWATPEKENVWKELLDAKVDLINTDHLTQLQRFIQQQPID, encoded by the coding sequence ATGAATCAATCTCCCCGATTATTGCTCTTGTTTCCGCTGGTATTCGCCCTGTCGGCGATCGCTCCCTCGGCAGAGCCGCTTCGATGTGGACATTCGCATAACGACTACACTCGCAACCGGCCACTGCAAGACGCGCTCGACCATGGATTTTGCAGCGTCGAAGCGGACGTCTTCTCCGTTGATGGTGAGTTGATGGTCGCTCACGCAAAGAACGAGATTCAGGCAGGCAAAACCCTTCGCTCGCTCTATCTCGATCCGCTTCGCGATCGAATCACTCAAAACGACGGCCGCGTGTACCGCAGCGGTCCTGAACTCACCTTGTTTGTGGATGTCAAAGACGACGCAGAAGCAACGTATCAATTGCTGCGAAAGACACTGAAAGATTACCGTTCCCTGTTGACCCGTACGGTCGACGGTGACCAACGAGTCCGCGGAGCTTTGACGGTGATCGTCAGTGGAAATCGGGCCGAATCGCTAATCTTCTCCGATCCGGAGCGGCTGATGGGGATGGATGGCCGAATTGCGGATCTGGACCGTGACGTGTCGAGTGACGTCCTGCCAATGATCAGCGACCGATGGGGATCGCATTTCAAGTGGCAGGGTGAAGGTGAGATGCCCGAAGACGAACGACAACAATTGCGGGACTGGGTTGCCAAAGCTCATCAGCAACAACGTCGCATTCGATTCTGGGCCACACCGGAAAAGGAAAACGTCTGGAAGGAACTGCTTGATGCCAAGGTGGATTTGATCAACACGGATCACCTGACCCAGTTGCAACGTTTTATCCAGCAACAACCGATCGATTGA
- a CDS encoding glycosyltransferase family protein yields MADFYQHDLITTIHDLRTGQLSRLEDTLRASTQQNKIGLVLPVTASDMRAEPFERIVQELSGADYIDTIAVSLGVAPELADYEETCRKIAPLGDRARVIWTDGDKIQALYSELIDAGIPVDTPGKGRSVWTAFGYLLADPQIETFVLHDCDIVDYDRFLLARLCLPMAHPALDFEFCKAYYARVTDRMHGRVVRLLVAPLIRALLQTFTDSKFIRFLANFRYPLAGEFSLTRNLARTNRIPSDWGLEVGTLAEVFRNTSHKRVCQADLCRLYEHKHQTMSLDNKTAGLIKMATDIMTTIYRTLASQGVVLGGATFTTLRSSYMRIAQDCIRQYAADAFVNDLFYDRHSEEAAIEAFAECVTAAGDDFRADPNGAAAIPNWTRVRAALPDFAERLREATQN; encoded by the coding sequence ATGGCCGATTTTTATCAACATGATTTGATCACCACGATCCATGACCTGCGTACCGGTCAGCTTTCCCGGCTGGAGGATACGCTGCGTGCATCGACTCAGCAAAACAAGATCGGTTTGGTGTTGCCGGTCACGGCATCGGACATGCGAGCCGAACCGTTTGAACGAATTGTTCAGGAACTCTCAGGGGCGGACTACATCGATACGATTGCTGTATCGCTTGGCGTTGCTCCGGAATTGGCCGACTACGAGGAGACTTGCCGGAAAATCGCGCCGCTCGGTGATCGTGCGAGAGTGATTTGGACGGATGGCGATAAGATCCAAGCGTTGTATTCGGAATTGATCGACGCGGGGATCCCTGTCGATACACCGGGGAAAGGACGCAGTGTTTGGACGGCCTTTGGCTACTTGTTGGCTGACCCTCAAATCGAAACGTTCGTACTGCATGACTGCGACATCGTCGATTACGATCGTTTTCTGTTAGCAAGATTGTGTTTGCCGATGGCACATCCGGCGCTCGATTTCGAGTTCTGCAAAGCCTACTACGCGAGAGTCACCGACCGAATGCACGGCCGGGTTGTGCGTTTACTCGTAGCACCGTTGATCCGGGCTCTACTGCAGACGTTTACCGATAGCAAATTCATCCGTTTTCTTGCCAACTTTCGCTATCCGTTGGCGGGTGAATTTTCACTCACGCGAAACTTGGCACGCACCAATCGAATCCCCAGCGATTGGGGGCTGGAAGTCGGCACGTTGGCCGAAGTGTTTCGTAATACCTCGCACAAACGGGTTTGCCAAGCCGACCTATGTAGGCTTTATGAACACAAGCACCAAACGATGTCACTGGACAACAAGACTGCGGGTTTGATCAAGATGGCGACCGATATCATGACAACCATTTATCGAACCTTGGCCAGCCAGGGCGTGGTGCTGGGAGGGGCGACGTTCACGACGCTGCGGTCCTCTTACATGCGAATTGCTCAAGATTGTATTCGACAATATGCCGCCGATGCTTTTGTCAACGACTTGTTTTATGATCGGCATAGTGAAGAAGCGGCAATTGAAGCGTTCGCCGAATGTGTGACGGCGGCCGGTGATGATTTCCGCGCCGATCCGAACGGTGCCGCTGCCATTCCGAATTGGACGCGTGTTCGAGCTGCACTTCCTGATTTCGCGGAACGTTTGCGAGAAGCCACTCAGAATTGA
- a CDS encoding ASKHA domain-containing protein, whose translation MTRDVQITLQPANQVLVAVAGSSLQDLLFEQGMEFPCGGNGTCGKCRVRVIRGELDTSTEDVAQLGQQAVAEGWRLACCANVSKDVSIQLAQFDASVLMDDTAVAVSPRPGWGIAIDLGTTTIAAQLVDLSTGNVLAFHSGLNPQTRHGADIMSRVQYAVNGNGNGGDRLKAMIHDALGNMVEQLCRDATANLESTQPLLEIIIVGNTVMHHLFCGHDLSPLAACPFDSPRLAEQRLTSAELGWNLSNSAVVRFLPCLGGFIGSDLLAGVIASGMDQSDRLQVLVDLGTNGEMIVSDGHRMLGAATAAGPAFEGAKIQMGMRAAAGAIDRVRDVGTRYECHVIGNVPAKGICGSGLIDAIASARRIGDVDPSGRWVRGGVRLNLEDPVSLHQCDIRELQLAKGAIAAGVEILLGKLGHTVDDVADYFLCGAFGNYLDIHNAVQLGLLTCDETKVSAMGNTALRGAKTILLSDGGTDNRIARICSRVERFGLSEDVHFMDVYVSHMHFPS comes from the coding sequence GTGACTCGCGACGTACAAATCACCCTGCAGCCAGCCAACCAAGTCTTGGTTGCCGTCGCAGGCAGCTCGCTACAAGACTTGCTTTTCGAGCAGGGCATGGAGTTTCCTTGTGGTGGCAATGGCACCTGTGGCAAGTGTCGCGTCCGCGTGATCCGAGGCGAGCTTGACACCTCGACGGAAGACGTCGCTCAATTGGGCCAACAAGCGGTTGCCGAAGGATGGCGGTTGGCGTGCTGCGCCAACGTTTCAAAGGATGTATCCATCCAACTGGCTCAGTTTGATGCTTCCGTCTTGATGGATGACACTGCTGTCGCCGTTTCCCCCCGCCCTGGTTGGGGCATCGCAATCGACTTGGGAACAACCACCATCGCCGCTCAATTGGTCGACCTGTCGACGGGGAATGTGTTGGCATTTCACTCGGGTCTGAACCCACAAACCCGCCACGGCGCCGACATCATGAGCCGTGTGCAATACGCGGTCAACGGCAACGGCAACGGCGGTGATCGACTGAAAGCAATGATTCACGACGCCCTTGGCAACATGGTTGAGCAACTTTGCCGAGATGCCACCGCCAACCTCGAAAGCACTCAACCGTTGCTCGAGATCATCATCGTTGGGAATACGGTGATGCATCATCTGTTTTGCGGTCATGACTTGTCGCCACTGGCCGCGTGTCCGTTCGATTCACCACGTCTTGCTGAGCAACGATTAACCTCAGCGGAGCTGGGATGGAACCTGTCGAACTCTGCTGTTGTCCGATTTCTGCCTTGCTTGGGCGGGTTCATCGGCAGCGACTTGTTGGCCGGAGTGATCGCATCGGGCATGGACCAATCGGATCGATTGCAGGTGCTTGTCGATCTGGGGACCAACGGAGAGATGATCGTATCCGATGGACATCGCATGCTAGGTGCCGCTACCGCAGCGGGGCCAGCCTTCGAAGGCGCCAAGATACAAATGGGCATGCGTGCCGCAGCAGGTGCGATCGACCGGGTGCGCGACGTTGGAACGCGATATGAATGCCATGTGATCGGAAACGTGCCCGCCAAGGGGATCTGCGGAAGCGGTTTGATCGACGCGATTGCCAGTGCTCGACGAATCGGCGATGTGGACCCCAGCGGGCGATGGGTTCGCGGAGGGGTACGTCTGAACTTAGAAGATCCTGTATCCCTGCATCAATGCGACATCCGAGAACTACAATTGGCCAAGGGAGCGATTGCGGCAGGTGTCGAAATCCTGCTGGGAAAGCTGGGCCACACGGTGGATGACGTCGCTGACTATTTCCTGTGCGGTGCGTTTGGGAACTATTTGGATATCCACAACGCGGTACAGCTCGGGCTGTTGACGTGCGACGAAACGAAGGTCAGCGCGATGGGCAACACGGCGCTACGCGGAGCCAAAACGATTTTGCTATCGGATGGTGGGACCGACAACCGGATCGCAAGGATCTGCTCTCGCGTGGAACGGTTTGGATTGAGCGAAGACGTTCATTTTATGGACGTCTATGTCAGCCACATGCATTTCCCTTCATGA